TCTTCTATTGCAGTTTTTTGTTCCTCTGTTGCAGAAGATATTTCTTGGGTAGAGGCAGCAGCTTCTTCTGTTACTGCGGCGATATTTTGTATGGAATCTAACATTTCACTTCTGCTTTGAGAAATTTTCACCATTGAGTCATTGAGCTTATTAAGTTCTTCTACGATTCGATTTACCGCTTGCTGAATGCCATAGAAAGTATGAACTGTTTTTGCTAAAGATTCATTTTGCTTTTCTATGGAAGCACTCGCTTCTTCTACTACTTTATGGGTATCATCAATGTTTTGCTGTATTTCTTTTATAATAGTTTCAATATTTTTAGCGGCTTCTGAGGACTGATTTGCTAATTTTCTCACCTCATCAGCTACTACAGCAAAACCGCGACCAGCTTCTCCTGCACGGGCTGCTTCAATTGCAGCATTTAATGATAAAAGATTGGTTTGGTCGGCTATTGCAGTTATTGTTTCTACAATTTTTCCTATTTCATGAGATTTTTTCTTTAAATAGGAAGTAGATTCTTTCACTTTGCTGTGCATTTGTTCTGTGATTTTAGTCTTTTCGCTTAATTCTTTTATATTTTCTAATCCAGTATTTGCTGCTTTTGTTACAGAATCAGTTTCTTTATTTATATTTTTAGAATTTTCCATTGTCACATCTAAATTTTGGCTTAACAAGTTGGTAATAGTTGAAGCTTTTTCAGCTTCTTTTGTTTGTTCCTGTGCACCTTTTGCTATTTCTTCCATAGCTAAAACTACTTCATTTGTGATTTGTTCAGCTTTATTTGATGCAAAGGATACTTTTTTAGAATATTCGTATACAGAATTTGCGGCAGATAATACGTCGGCTACTAAGCTTTTTATACCATCTATCATAAGGTTGAAGCTTAAAGCCAGCTTACCTATTTCGTCGTTTGATTTCACTTCTACTTCTTGTGTCATATCTCCATTTGCAGCTTTGTTCATTACTGTCATGACTCTTCCTATTTTTGAAGTAATATTTTTCGAGAAGAAATACGCTACTAATATTCCTATTAAAAGACTTATTAAGCTAAAAATTATTGTGTTGTCTTTTATTTGAGAAGTTTTTTTGGCAAGTTCTGAAGAATCCATGGTTATTGCAGCCTTCCAACCAAAATTATTTAAAGTTTTTACAGATGCAAATTTCTTTGTTCCATTGTCATTGTACTCAAAACTTCCTTCTTGCATAGAGAGAATCTTTTTGCCGTAATCGTATTTTGTTATGTAGGAAAATAAATTTTTCTTATCTTTATCAGCGATTATAATGCCTTCATTAGAAATTAAATACACATTTCCTGTTTTTCCTACTTTTATGGAAGAAATCATATTAGAAAGAGAATCTAAATTTATATCAAAAGCCAAAACTCCTACGACATCAGAAGCAGCTGAAGTTAAAGAACTTCTAACAGCTTTTGAAACAGTAACTACTCCTCCATTTGTCCCATCATTGCTGTAAGGACCAGTCCATATTATTGCATCTGGATTTTCAATAGCTTTTTTATACCATTCCTGGCTGGTAGGGTCATAGTTTGGGTCGAGGGGAAGGTCAGGAGATTGAATCATTTTTTTATCTGGAGTTGCAAGGTAAATAAGAGATATTTTGGTGCTTTTTGTTTTTAAAACGGTTGTAAATAAATCCTGTAAATTCTTTTTATTAGTTTCGAAATCACCTTGTCCAAAATTTAGAATTTGAGGATTAGCAGAGAGAATAGTAAGCTGAGTTTCAACATCATTTTTGAAAAGGTCTACATAATTATTTATTAGTCCTAATGTATCTGCATTAGAGATGTTGATAGTATCTTGTAAAGTTTTTATTGATTTGCTTGTAGACATATAACCAGTGAAAGCGAGAGGAACGATTATCATGAGGGCTATGAATGTCATTAATTTAGCAAATATGCTACTAGCCCTGGACAAAAACTTTAGTCTAACGTTTAACTTGGGGATTTTAGGAATTTTTAAACTTAGTTTAAATTCCTTCTTCTTTTGAAATCTTTTTTGTTTTTTCATTAGTTAAACACCTCCAGAATAGACAAATTAGGTTATGCAATCGGTTGTATAAATATATTATACCACTGTTAGATGGATTTTACAATAAAATGTCGGAATTTGTATTTTGAGATCGTAAAAATTTTATTAAAATTTTATT
This genomic window from Thermoanaerobacter uzonensis DSM 18761 contains:
- a CDS encoding methyl-accepting chemotaxis protein, which gives rise to MKKQKRFQKKKEFKLSLKIPKIPKLNVRLKFLSRASSIFAKLMTFIALMIIVPLAFTGYMSTSKSIKTLQDTINISNADTLGLINNYVDLFKNDVETQLTILSANPQILNFGQGDFETNKKNLQDLFTTVLKTKSTKISLIYLATPDKKMIQSPDLPLDPNYDPTSQEWYKKAIENPDAIIWTGPYSNDGTNGGVVTVSKAVRSSLTSAASDVVGVLAFDINLDSLSNMISSIKVGKTGNVYLISNEGIIIADKDKKNLFSYITKYDYGKKILSMQEGSFEYNDNGTKKFASVKTLNNFGWKAAITMDSSELAKKTSQIKDNTIIFSLISLLIGILVAYFFSKNITSKIGRVMTVMNKAANGDMTQEVEVKSNDEIGKLALSFNLMIDGIKSLVADVLSAANSVYEYSKKVSFASNKAEQITNEVVLAMEEIAKGAQEQTKEAEKASTITNLLSQNLDVTMENSKNINKETDSVTKAANTGLENIKELSEKTKITEQMHSKVKESTSYLKKKSHEIGKIVETITAIADQTNLLSLNAAIEAARAGEAGRGFAVVADEVRKLANQSSEAAKNIETIIKEIQQNIDDTHKVVEEASASIEKQNESLAKTVHTFYGIQQAVNRIVEELNKLNDSMVKISQSRSEMLDSIQNIAAVTEEAAASTQEISSATEEQKTAIEEISKSAQDLSNIANTLMSTINKFKI